The following proteins come from a genomic window of Companilactobacillus pabuli:
- a CDS encoding copper homeostasis protein CutC, whose protein sequence is MYKEVAVENFTKIPAAVLKGANRIELNDNLAVGGTTPSFGVLQEATKYLQEKSVPVVEMIRPRGGDFVYNDLEIKMMEADLFQAQKLGVDGVAFGALTKDGDLDEDAMEQLIAASSGMQIVFHMAFDALAEDSKKSAIDWLVDHDVDRILTHGGPLTTPIDQTLDNIKKYIDYADGRITILPGGGVNFENCDTIAKELGVKELHGTKIIDGIQ, encoded by the coding sequence ATTTATAAAGAAGTTGCTGTAGAAAATTTCACTAAGATTCCCGCCGCTGTTTTAAAAGGTGCTAATCGAATCGAACTAAACGATAATTTGGCTGTTGGAGGTACTACTCCTAGTTTTGGTGTTTTACAAGAAGCTACTAAATACCTTCAAGAAAAATCCGTTCCTGTTGTTGAAATGATTCGTCCACGTGGCGGAGATTTTGTTTACAATGATCTTGAAATCAAAATGATGGAAGCTGACTTATTCCAAGCTCAAAAATTGGGTGTCGATGGAGTAGCTTTTGGTGCTTTGACTAAGGACGGAGATTTGGATGAAGATGCCATGGAACAATTAATTGCTGCTTCTAGTGGCATGCAAATCGTCTTCCACATGGCCTTTGATGCTTTAGCTGAAGACAGCAAAAAATCAGCTATCGATTGGCTAGTAGATCATGACGTTGATAGAATCCTGACTCATGGTGGACCACTAACAACACCAATCGATCAGACTTTAGACAACATCAAAAAATACATCGACTACGCTGACGGCAGAATCACTATTCTACCCGGTGGTGGCGTTAATTTTGAAAACTGCGATACGATTGCTAAAGAATTAGGCGTTAAAGAATTACACGGTACAAAAATCATTGATGGTATTCAATAA